A single genomic interval of Penicillium psychrofluorescens genome assembly, chromosome: 2 harbors:
- a CDS encoding uncharacterized protein (ID:PFLUO_002692-T1.cds;~source:funannotate): MYGKRTAGMFGYSHFTGGFAGGQAEYLRVPYGNVNLLPIPADVPDEKALYLSDVIATSWHCVVDTGVQKGDIVGIWGAGPIGQMCAQFSFYHGASRVILIDGGDAAWRLDFVKQKLPKLETIDFTQLSRGESVTSRLKELAPGGLDVALECAAGEYAKGWAHYFEQALGMETDTSELLNEMITSVRSFGRVGVTGIYAGYTNHFNIGALMQTGVRLIGNGQAPVHKYWQQLMELIQKNEINPLDMVTHRLRLEDIEKVYEVFEKREQGMQKIYLQTKHSNIPSTEAPALTSV; encoded by the exons ATGTACGGGAAACGAACCGCTG GAATGTTTGGATACTCACATTTCACGGGAGGCTTTGCCGGTGGCCAGGCAGAATACCTCCGGGTGCCATATGGCAATGTCAATTTGCTTCCCATACCCGCTGATGTACCTGACGAGAAAGCTCTCTACCTTTCTGATGTTATTGCTACCTCTTGGCATTGTGTGGTAGATACTGGTGTCCAAAAAGGCGACATCGTTGGCATTTGGGGTGCTGGCCCAATTGGGCAGATGTGTGCTCAGTTCAGCTTCTATCATGGAGCCAGTCGAGTTATTTTGATTGATGGCGGTGATGCTGCATGGCGTTTGGACTTCGTCAAACAGAAACTACCCAAGCTAGAGACAATCGACTTCACCCAATTATCCCGGGGCGAATCCGTGACGTCGCGACTGAAAGAGTTGGCTCCCGGCGGTCTTGATGTCGCTCTTGAGTGCGCTGCGGGTGAGTATGCAAAGGGGTGGGCCCATTACTTCGAACAAGCGTTGGGAATGGAAACGGATACATCTGAGCTACTGAATGAGATGATCACTTCTGTTCGCTCGTTCGGACGGGTTGGTGTAACAGGCATCTATGCAGGATAC ACCAACCATTTCAACATTGGGGCCCTGATGCAGACCGGTGTGCGACTTATTGGCAATGGCCAAGCTCCAGTGCATAAGTACTGGCAGCAACTCATGGAGCTCATCCAAAAGAATGAAATCAATCCCCTCGATATGGTCACTCACCGACTCCGCCTCGAAGATATTGAAAAGGTCTATGAAGTCTTCGAGAAGCGTGAGCAAGGAATGCAGAAGATCTATTTGCAAACCAAGCACTCCAATATCCCTTCAACGGAGGCTCCTGCGTTGACTTCAGTATGA
- a CDS encoding uncharacterized protein (ID:PFLUO_002693-T1.cds;~source:funannotate), translated as MADESPPSVSPGRALGAPTSHFYPFATSPDVIRSHEKDVFMTGSLVQQAQGIIRSLRGARFAHTHADSIKHLTEILYFSLTTAIGNRTLGEEYCDLVQLEDETLRLPSITRRVGYILSSILVPWTLQRFLPKLRQRLRAKLERSIARQQVRAAQQKSSPITPQPFFSKLRVQQYILEHLDSITSLSPIYALSIATFYFTGSYYHLSKRLWNLRYVFTKKIEDEEQRVGYEVLGVLLVLQIAVQGFLHVRKLASSVGEESTTADAAESRSEAGTLAKSIQNPVSMPLLPASTPNYDLAEDPGAVSWIPDGQQRKCTLCLEAFKDPSVTTCGHVFCWVCVRDWVREKPECPLCRQELLLSKVLPLRG; from the coding sequence ATGGCAGACGAGTCACCACCATCAGTCTCTCCAGGGAGAGCCCTCGGTGCGCCCACCTCACACTTCTACCCCTTCGCCACCTCCCCGGACGTCATCCGCTCTCACGAAAAGGATGTTTTCATGACCGGCAGCTTGGTCCAGCAGGCCCAAGGCATCATTCGCTCTTTGCGCGGCGCCCGTTTTGCACACACCCACGCCGATTCCATCAAGCATCTTACCGAGATTCTCTACTTCTCACTCACGACGGCTATTGGCAACCGCACGCTCGGCGAGGAGTACTGCGACCTGGTCCAGTTGGAAGACGAGACGCTACGACTGCCCTCGATCACGCGGCGAGTTGGTTATATTCTTAGCAGCATCCTAGTGCCGTGGACATTACAACGGTTCCTGCCGAAGCTACGCCAGCGTCTGCGCGCCAAGCTCGAGCGCAGCATCGCGCGCCAGCAGGTCCGCGCCGCGCAGCAAAAATCATCGCCGATAACTCCGCaacccttcttctccaagctGCGCGTACAGCAATATATCCTCGAACATCTAGACTCAATTACATCTCTGTCCCCGATCTACGCCCTCAGCATCGCGACCTTCTACTTCACAGGCTCCTACTACCACCTATCCAAGCGGCTCTGGAATCTCCGGTACGTCTTCACCAAGAAAATcgaagatgaagagcagCGCGTCGGCTATGAAGTGCTCGGCGTGCTTCTCGTGCTCCAAATCGCCGTGCAGGGCTTCCTACACGTCCGCAAGCTGGCGTCAAGTGTCGGCGAGGAGAGCACCACAGCGGACGCCGCCGAGTCCCGCTCCGAAGCGGGCACGTTGGCGAAGTCCATCCAGAATCCGGTCTCCATGCCTCTTTTGCCGGCGTCGACGCCGAATTACGATCTTGCTGAGGACCCCGGCGCCGTCTCGTGGATTCCTGATGGCCAGCAGCGCAAGTGCACGCTGTGTTTGGAGGCTTTCAAGGATCCTAGCGTCACTACATGCGGGCATGTATTTTGCTGGGTCTGTGTGCGGGATTGGGTGCGAGAGAAGCCTGAGTGTCCGCTCTGCAGGCAGGAGTTGCTTTTGTCAAAGGTTCTGCCGCTGAGAGGGTAG
- a CDS encoding uncharacterized protein (ID:PFLUO_002694-T1.cds;~source:funannotate) — MSPDQHPQLDSFGLVLPFPLRLAIILVAGFWGWAINLHYLAAANIDVPALIRYPARSSSSQPPHHTSAYRLATALSIPVGIWIVVFWFATRRSVELVERLDFIPQSCYIVLLLILIWPFNRLARSGRIHFLRTLKRVSIGGLAESKDGKFGDILLADALTSYARVLGDLYASFCMFFAPDISSTEKPVRSCGKYFIVPVIVAIPSLIRLRQCLTEYVRARRTNLRRDENRANGHLLNALKYSTAFPVIWLSTKVRNYSPLDFFGFSEMSLMRFLFIFCFINSAYSFYWDVVRDWDLTLLTPDRLNKEHPYGLRRHRYFSDRLYHYVILADLALRFSWLWRALPGLAWLSETESGYFTLMFLEVGRRWMWVFFRTEAEWIRNSHGPGPDDVLLGEYSRKFDAD; from the exons ATGAGTCccgatcaacatcctcaaTTGGACAGCTTTGGCCTTgtcctccccttccccttACGTCTGGCCATTATTCTAGTCGCCG GTTTCTGGGGATGGGCGATTAACCTCCACTATCTTGCCGCGGCCAACATT GACGTTCCGGCCCTCATTCGATATCCTGCccgttcctcctcctcacaACCCCCCCACCATACCTCTGCCTACCGTCTGGCAACCGCTCTGTCCATCCCGGTGGGCATCTGGATCGTGGTATTCTGGTTCGCCACGCGACGCTCCGTTGAACTAGTCGAGCGACTAGACTTCATCCCGCAATCGTGCTACATTGTCCTCCTTCTGATTCTCATATGGCCCTTCAATCGCCTCGCCCGATCCGGTCGAATTCACTTCCTCCGGACTCTGAAGCGGGTCAGCATCGGCGGCCTGGCCGAGagcaaggatggcaagtTCGGCGATATTCTGCTGGCGGATGCCCTGACCAGCTACGCCCGCGTCCTCGGTGATCTGTACGCGAGTTTCTGCATGTTCTTCGCACCGGACATCAGCTCCACCGAAAAACCCGTTCGCTCCTGCGGCAAGTACTTCATCGTGCCGGTTATCGTGGCCATTCCCAGTCTCATCCGACTCCGCCAATGTCTGACCGAGTATGTGCGTGCACGTCGCACGAACCTGCGGAGAGATGAGAACCGTGCCAACGGACACCTCCTCAACGCCTTGAAGTACTCGACCGCGTTCCCCGTCATCTGGCTGTCCACCAAAGTGCGGAACTACAGCCCGTTGGATTTCTTCGGTTTCAGTGAAATGAGTTTGATGCGGTTCCT GTTCATCTTCTGCTTTATCAACTCCGCCTACTCCTTCTACTGGGATGTCGTCCGTGATTGGGATCTGACCCTACTCACTCCGGATCGCCTCAACAAAGAGCATCCGTACggtctccgccgccaccgctACTTCTCGGACCGGTTATACCACTACGTCATCCTCGCGGATCTTGCGCTCCGTTTCTCATGGCTATGGCGCGCCCTCCCCGGGCTGGCGTGGCTCTCTGAAACCGAGAGCGGCTACTTTACGCTCATGTTCCTGGAAGTTGGCCGGCGGTGGATGTGGGTTTTCTTCCGGACAGAGGCTGAGTGGA TCCGGAATTCCCACGGACCTGGACCCGACgatgttctcctcggcgAATATAGCCGCAAATTTGATGCGGACTGA
- a CDS encoding uncharacterized protein (ID:PFLUO_002695-T1.cds;~source:funannotate), whose product MRLLPRGLASGQRPSCLLLVLLVLLVAARVSEAAGDATQAADAQTAADPAATQAPETSTTPETSSTTTDSTTSTDTSTSTPDTTTTSSSTTESTTTSSTMDPTTTTSTTTSTTTSSTSSSTDSTTTTSSATTSSTSSTSSGAASSGGYPIVTVPPTADAPYMQTTNTPEGTVFIAVGAALGLIGLALLAWRAMVAWSVNRSVRRAAMMHSENKRVLRTNKKRSAMYSAAPTASMSLDRLRSSSKRASKARVPSTHSGLFFSPTAGGGVGVGSHTSLNATASPAGNRASSYLPAGYYTAAGSSTPATRGGPDLHAGLSSPPGYPPNISPTLPPTNTFHDPPHNQRQSYAGASTSSLNLSQAPQGRAPSAYLEDLFESHVPPHYPDSGRR is encoded by the coding sequence ATGCGACTCCTTCCACGGGGGCTGGCATCAGGCCAGCGACCGTCATGTCTCCttctggtgctgctggttCTTCTGGTCGCTGCTCGTGTGTCCGAGGCAGCGGGCGATGCCACCCAGGCTGCTGACGCCCAGACCGCCGCCGATCCCGCAGCAACCCAGGCACCTGAGACTTCCACCACACCCGAAACTTCTTCGACTACCACCgactccaccacctccaccgaCACTTCGACATCGACACctgacaccaccaccacctcgtcctcgacgacTGAGTCGACAACCACCTCATCAACCATGGACCCGACCACGACTACCTCCACGACTACCTCCACAACTACCTCGTCCACTTCCTCCTCAACGGACAGCACAACAACAACTTCGTCAGCTaccacatcatccacatcgtCCACATCGTCCGGAGCTGCCTCCTCAGGCGGATACCCAATCGTGACCGTCCCTCCCACCGCAGATGCACCGTACATGCAAACAACCAACACGCCCGAAGGGACCGTGTTTATCGCCGTCGGCGCAGCACTCGGCCTGATCGGCCTCGCCCTACTAGCCTGGCGCGCAATGGTCGCATGGTCAGTCAACCGCTCCGTCCGCCGCGCAGCAATGATGCACTCCGAAAACAAGCGCGTCCTCCGCACAAACAAGAAACGCTCAGCCATGTACTCCGCCGCCCCAACAGCCAGCATGTCCCTGGACCGCCtccgctccagctccaagCGCGCCAGCAAAGCCCGCGTCCCGAGCACGCACAGcggcctgttcttctcgcCTACGGCTggaggtggtgttggtgtcgGCTCGCATACCAGTCTCAACGCTACCGCCAGCCCAGCCGGGAACCGCGCCTCCAGCTATCTGCCTGCGGGATACTATACTGCCGCTGGCAGTTCTACACCCGCCACCAGAGGAGGACCAGACCTCCATGCGGGCCTGTCGTCTCCGCCGGGGTATCCGCCCAATATTTCTCCCACTCTCCCGCCGACAAACACGTTCCATGACCCGCCGCATAACCAGCGCCAGTCGTATGCAGGGGCCTCGACCAGTTCGTTGAATCTGAGCCAGGCGCCGCAGGGTCGGGCTCCGAGTGCGTATCTCGAGGATCTATTCGAGAGCCATGTGCCGCCACATTATCCGGACTCGGGCCGGAGGTGA
- a CDS encoding uncharacterized protein (ID:PFLUO_002696-T1.cds;~source:funannotate): MHLSRFGLLALGAATVDAFRDTSPFFLASTSEVLANSAYIKSGASLLDTLSTSLSSCPSDYYVVINQPGVHSSDFSTRKSAPRLGAKMLGKDKAIRSKMTVNEVAGLLEAKDVSGFLEKKCKAKTTAIDGSSGSYPSSFEPGPRILSVDFPMLSLGSDRAQQLSDNDGLLADIVDRIPASSKYTILYVTSPREFPDSDSIEYDSSEGSYQDALHVDLKRDYSSWSSNADSSDDSGSQSLFEEYQFFTPGIFMGFMASFLCLMILYIGVSALSGLQVPYAAFEKDTSGSVQKKQQ; the protein is encoded by the exons ATGCATCTCAGCAGGTTCGGACTGCTCGCCCTGGGCGCAGCGACAGTCGATGCCTTCCGAGACACATCGCCCTTTTTTCTAGCCTCCACCTCCGA AGTCCTAGCGAACTCGGCGTACATCAAGTCCGGTGCATCGCTCCTAGATACCCTTTCTACCTCTCTCAGCTCCTGTCCCTCCGACTACTATGTCGTCATCAATCAGCCCGGCGTGCACAGCTCCGATTTCTCGACTCGCAAGTCGGCGCCCCGCCTCGGCGCGAAGATGCTGGGCAAGGATAAGGCGATTCGGTCGAAGATGACGGTCAACGAGGTAGCGGGTCTGCTGGAAGCTAAGGATGTGAGCGGattcttggagaagaagtgcAAGGCAAAGACGACCGCCATCGATGGTTCCT CTGGATCGTACCCTTCGTCATTTGAACCGGGTCCTCGCATCCTCTCCGTCGACTTCCCGATGCTCTCGCTGGGCTCGGACCGCGCCCAGCAGCTCTCCGACAACG atggccttctcgccGACATTGTTGACCGCATTCCCGCATCCTCCAAGTACACCATCCTCTACGTCACCTCTCCCCGCGAGTTCCCCGACTCCGATTCCATCGAGTATGACTCCAGCGAGGGTTCCTATCAGGACGCCCTCCACGTGGATCTGAAGCGCGACTACTCGTCCTGGTCCTCCAACGCCGACTCATCTGATGACTCTGGCTCCCAGAGCCTCTTTGAAGAATACCAGTTCTTCACGCCCG GCATTTTCATGGGCTTCATGGCGTCCTTCTTGTGTCTTATGATTCTCTACATCGGTGTCAGTGCCCTCAGCGGCCTGCAGGTTCCGTATGCTGCGTTTGAAAAGGACACATCCGGTTcggtgcagaagaagcagcagtgA
- a CDS encoding uncharacterized protein (ID:PFLUO_002697-T1.cds;~source:funannotate), with product MAPQFKRRKPNPKVEEVNFDNDARHEFLTGFSKRKKQRAKHAQETAEKRAREERIQDRKKIREERTAEFKRAMEEHQRQLKRLKEEDATDGSDSDSGNDGDQDDAWEGFEEPPAVDYEAEYIDEDKYTTVTVEEMDTSREGLLKSVRGEDSDDENEGEQKTAARATAETKPVKPRKAATEKPKKKKKKFRYESKEDRKQARNKQRLSKAKKAQARREQ from the exons ATGGCGCCGCAGTTTAAACGACGCAAACCGAACCCCAAAGTCGAAGAGGTCAATTTCGACAACGACGCCCGCCATGAGTTCCTGACCGGGTTCAgcaagagaaagaagcagcgCGCAAAGCATGCCCAGGAAACCGCAGAGAAGCGAGCCCGCGAAGAACGGATACAAGACCGCAAGAAG ATTCGTGAAGAGCGGACCGCAGAGTTCAAGCGCGCGATGGAGGAGCACCAGCGACAGCTCAAACGcttgaaggaagaagatgccaCTGATGGCAGCGACTCGGATTCTGGAAATGATGGCGATCAAGATGATGCATGGGAAGGCTTTGAGGAGCCACCCGCGGTGGACTACGAGGCTGAATATATCGACGAAGACAAATACACCACGGTCACGGTTGAGGAGATGGATACATCCCGCGAAGGACTTCTCAAGTCGGTCCGGGGAGAGGATTCAGATGACGAGAACGAGGGTGAACAGAAGACGGCTGCACGCGCAACAGCCGAGACCAAACCCGTCAAACCACGCAAGGCGGCTACAGAaaagcccaagaagaagaaaaagaagttCCGATACGAGAGCAAGGAGGACCGGAAACAGGCGCGGAATAAGCAGAGACTATCGAAAGCGAAAAAGGCCCAGGCACGGCGGGagcagtga
- a CDS encoding uncharacterized protein (ID:PFLUO_002698-T1.cds;~source:funannotate) has protein sequence MDKIKERMNTLRVEADEAHEQVEELKTKIKTLEQENLSKEQDITSLNHRNQLLEEEVEKLETSLKEAKDAASQSAQHDTQNEALQRRVQLLEEEAEENDKTLRETNEKLRQTDVKAGHYERKVQALETERDQWESKYEEMAKKHQELQKDLHDLEVSISNV, from the exons atggacaagatcaaggag CGCATGAACACCCTCCGTGTCGAGGCGGACGAGGCCCACGAGCAGGTGGAGGAActcaagaccaagatcaagaCGCTCGAGCAGGAGAACCTGTCCAAGGAGCAGGATATCACATCCCTCAACCACCGcaaccagctgctggaggaggaggtcgagaagctggagactTCTctcaaggaggccaaggacgCTGCCAGCCAGAGCGCCCAGCACGACACCCAGAACGAGGCCCTCCAGCGACGGgtgcagctgctggaggaggaggcggaggagaacGATAAGACGCTGCGGGAGACGAATGAGAA GCTCCGCCAAACCGACGTCAAGGCCGGCCACTACGAGCGCAAGGTGCAGGCACTCGAGACAGAACGCGATCAGTGGGAATCCAAGTacgaggagatggcgaagaagcaccaggagctgcagaaggaCCTGCACGACCTCGAGGTCTCCATCAGCAACGTGTAG
- a CDS encoding uncharacterized protein (ID:PFLUO_002699-T1.cds;~source:funannotate), whose translation MLALRDQENLVNTHHTAAAAKPLNQGVNKLPPKTPGKTPFKVPLNDENNPVAFGKRTIKGNRQENGKPGKDAFMTPMDTRTRAPLGMKTTNAKAKGLQTPAPFGGTLKPEKTNRRASTAQRIKKPAPVPQQAQPKVQTEAAQDDVPDIEYMPPKPTELPDIPDDVTYDTTFPQFRPRNRALGLESVYGRQEVGNDGLTSKQRKFQADSAACDKMADEMIMKQLDGVTFDEENEPPKPPQAENRRVKGPTTTTRQARNISTIRSRDAAAALAAPKPSAAPARSASAPKAKMPLMPKKTRTPSNPSSMRNAAAAVTSKSTLGYSKGRSVSSTLQEKTAEQKPASALDTLSPQAYLQLYGPPPLGSDMWMRCKTAGCFDENVTRTEPEEVLPTFDEDEEDQNFQLTL comes from the exons atgcTGGCCCTCAGAGACCAAGAGAACCTGGTAAACACCCACCACACGGCTGCGGCTGCCAAACCATTGAATCAGGGCGTCAACAAACTGCCTCCCAAGACACCTGGCAAGACCCCCTTCAAGGTGCCGCTGAACGATGAGAACAACCCCGTGGCCTTTGGAAAACGTACGATCAAGGGAAATCGCCAGGAGAATGGCAAACCGGGCAAAGATGCATTCATGACTCCGATGG ACACCAGAACCCGCGCGCCTCTGGGCATGAAAACCACCAATGCCAAAGCGAAGGGCCTCCAGACACCCGCTCCCTTTGGAGGAACGCTCAAGCCGGAGAAGACAAACCGCAGGGCGTCAACCGCCCAGAGAATCAAGAAACCGGCTCCCGTcccgcagcaggcgcagcCAAAGGTTCAAACCGAAGCTGCCCAGGATGATGTGCCCGACATTGAATACATGCCCCCCAAGCCTACGGAGCTTCCCGATATCCCGGATGATGTGACCTACGACACGACTTTCCCGCAATTCCGCCCGAGGAACCGTGCCCTAGGCTTGGAGAGCGTGTACGGAAGACAGGAGGTTGGCAACGATGGCCTCACCAGCAAACAGCGCAAGTTTCAGGCAGACTCGGCGGCGTGTGACAAGATGGCGGACGAGATGATCatgaagcagctggatggGGTCACATTCGACGAGGAAAACGAGCCGCCGAAGCCACCGCAGGCCGAGAATCGCCGCGTCAAGGGACCTACGACGACCACCAGACAAGCTCGCAACATCTCTACCATTCGATCTCGCGACGCGGCGGCTGCCCTTGCTGCGCCCAAACCCAGTGCAGCCCCGGCTCGGTCTGCCTCGGCGCCCAAAGCGAAAATGCCACtgatgccgaagaagacCCGCACTCCAAGCAACCCGTCATCGATGCGCAACGCGGCCGCTGCAGTTACATCCAAATCGACCCTTGGGTACTCCAAGGGAAGAAGTGTTTCGTCCACGCTGCAGGAGAAGACCGCCGAACAGAAGCCGGCCAGTGCTCTGGATACGCTGTCTCCGCAGGCATACCTGCAGCTGTACGGACCGCCTCCGCTGGGGTCGGATATGTGGATGCGCTGCAAGACTGCTGGCTGCTTTGATGAGAATGTCACTCGGACCGAaccggaggaggtgctgcCGACCTttgacgaggacgaggaggaccagaATTTCCAGCTGACGCTGTAG
- a CDS encoding uncharacterized protein (ID:PFLUO_002700-T1.cds;~source:funannotate): protein MSSVHPESIEDFEFIETPAAPPQSKPAVDCGVPTTLYPAIKNAPVPADSPGSDSFSNGLMIFLLIVVPWFLARQVRGGLYTTIFFAIFTTVPVLMAFWTVSSTISPRKTEKAKYAGRPVEHYLQFHSEHDRATYRGKSKIPMETFYEKYFNGEVDFKGDALECLEYRHDWANFRFTMGLFKHFLFGFIPEMLLHTRSQDEEQVRDHYDRGDDFYAWFLGPRMIYTSGIISDINKEETLEELQDNKLAIVCEKIGIQPGDTILDLGCGWGTLAKYASVHYGAHVTGITLGRNQTAWGNNGLRRAGIEDAQSRILCSDYRDSPRVDGGYKKITCLEMAEHVGVRHFSSFLSQVYDMLDDDGVFFLQIAGLRKSWQYEDLIWGLFMNKYVFPGADASTPLGFVVDRLEGAGFEIKAVDTIGVHYSATLWRWYRNWLGNRDKVEAKYGKRWFRIWEYFLAASTITSRQGGATCWQLTLVKNINSTHRIEGIKSQFALTGARQAAIDRAGTLPSAHVVKKDL from the exons ATGTCCTCCGTCCACCCGGAGTCCATCGAGGACTTCGAGTTCATCGAAACCCCGGCTGCCCCTCCGCAGTCCAAGCCCGCCGTGGACTGCGGTGTGCCGACCACCCTA TACCCGGCCATTAAGAATGCCCCCGTCCCCGCCGACTCGCCGGGCAGCGACAGCTTCTCCAATGgcttgatgatcttcctGCTCATCGTGGTGCCCTGGTTCCTGGCCCGCCAGGTCCGCGGAGGCTTGTacaccaccatcttctttGCTATCTTCACCACGGTCCCAGTCCTGATGGCCTTCTGGAccgtctcctccaccatctccCCGCGGAAGACCGAGAAGGCCAAGTACGCCGGCCGTCCGGTCGAGCACTACCTGCAATTCCACAGCGAACATGACCGTGCCACCTACCGTGGCAAGAGCAAGATCCCCATGGAGACCTTCTACGAGAAGTACTTCAACGGCGAGGTCGACTTCAAGGGCGATGCCCTTGAGTGCCTCGAGTATCGTCATGACTGGGCCAACTTCCGCTTCACCATGGGTCTTTTCAAGCACTTCCTGTTCGGCTTCATTCCCGAGATGCTGCTGCACACTCGTTCCCAGG ATGAGGAGCAGGTCCGTGACCATTACGACCGCGGCGATGATTTCTACGCCTGGTTCCTTGGCCCGCGCATGATCTACACCTCCGGTATCATTAGCGATATCAACAAGGAAGAGACtctcgaagagctgcagGATAACAAACTGGCCATTGTCTGCGAGAAGATCGGCATCCAGCCCGGCGACACCATCCTCGACCTAGGCTGCGGCTGGGGTACGCTGGCCAAGTACGCCTCGGTCCACTACGGTGCCCACGTCACTGGTATCACTCTCGGCCGCAACCAGACCGCATGGGGTAACAACGGACTTCGCCGcgccggcatcgaggacgcgCAGAGCCGCATTCTGTGCTCGGACTACCGCGACTCGCCCCGCGTCGACGGCGGCTACAAGAAGATCACCTGtctggagatggcggagcaCGTCGGTGTGCGCCACTTCTCCTCGTTCCTGTCCCAGGTTTATGACATGCTCGACGACGACGGTGTTTTCTTCCTGCAGATCGCCGGTCTGCGCAAGTCATGGCAGTACGAGGATCTGATCTGGGGTCTATTCATGAACAAGTACGTCTTCCCCGGCGCCGACGCATCCACCCCTCTTGGCTTTGTCGTCGACCGCCTCGAGGGCGCCGGCTtcgagatcaaggccgtcgaCACCATTGGCGTCCACTACTCTGCCACGCTCTGGCGCTGGTACCGCAACTGGCTCGGCAACCGTGACAAGGTCGAGGCCAAGTACGGCAAGCGCTGGTTCCGCATCTGGGAGTACTTCCTGgccgcctccaccatcacctccCGCCAGGGTGGTGCCACTTGCTGGCAGCTTACTCTCGTCAAGAACATCAACTCGACGCACCGTATTGAGGGTATCAAGTCCCAGTTCGCTCTCACTGGTGCTCGCCAGGCTGCTATTGACCGTGCCGGTACTCTCCCCAGCGCCCACGTCGTCAAGAAGGACCTGTAA